A stretch of the Argentina anserina chromosome 6, drPotAnse1.1, whole genome shotgun sequence genome encodes the following:
- the LOC126798881 gene encoding probable glycosyltransferase At3g07620, whose protein sequence is MMNQVYRKSYQCVFVLVAMAFFAVVSVIVMPKSHKGVSAWFFVTSTISMSSDSPFRFNNISGHESSTGKSVLKQQNEKGNENLEMLEAGLATARELIREATKLNQTSILKDVDYVPNGDIYRNSFAFHQSYLLMESLFKIFVYEEGEPPIFHNGPCKNIYSMEGLFLSFMETDTKFRTSDPEKAHVYFLPFSVVMIIEYLFHPIIRDKAVLQRTVVDYVQVISNKYPFWNRSLGADHVMLSCHDWGPRATWYVRQLYFVAIRVLCNANTSEHFNPKKDASFPEINLATGEITGLIGGLPPSKRSVLAFFAGRMHGRIRPLLFQHWKGKDTELLVYETVPKNVSYHDMLKQSKYCICPSGHEVASPRIVEAIYAECVPVLISQHYVLPFSDVLNWESFSIQVSVSEIPRLKEILMGIPEEKYRRMQERVKQVQRHFVVNDPPKRYDVFHMIVHSIWLRRLNVRIHN, encoded by the exons ATGATGAACCAGGTTTATAGAAAATCATATCAGTGTGTTTTTGTACTAGTTGCAATGGCTTTTTTTGCTGTAGTCTCGGTGATTGTTATGCCAAAGAGCCATAAAGGAGTGTCTGCTTGGTTTTTTGTAACTAGTACCATAAGTATGAGTTCTGATTCTCCGTTCAGATTCAACAATATTTCGGGACACGAG AGTTCCACTGGAAAATCAGttttgaaacaacaaaatgaGAAGGGAAATGAGAACCTGGAAATGCTTGAGGCTGGTCTTGCTACTGCTAGGGAGTTAATCAGGGAAGCTACAAAGCTAAACCAAACAAGTATTCTTAAAGATGTCGATTATGTTCCAAATGGCGATATTTACAGAAATTCTTTTGCCTTTCACCA GAGCTACCTCTTAATGGAAAGCCTGTTTAAGATTTTTGTATATGAAGAAGGAGAGCCTCCTATATTCCACAATGGTCCTTGCAAGAACATATACTCTATGGAAGGACTCTTTCTCAGCTTCATGGAAACTGATACCAAATTCCGGACTTCTGATCCAGAAAAAGCTCATGTCTATTTCCTTCCTTTTAGTGTGGTGATGATCATTGAGTACCTCTTTCATCCAATAATTCGAGACAAGGCTGTTTTGCAGCGCACTGTGGTTGATTATGTTCAAGTCATATCCAACAAGTACCCATTTTGGAATAGAAGCCTTGGGGCTGATCATGTAATGCTTTCTTGCCATGATTGG GGGCCAAGGGCGACATGGTACGTTCGACAGCTATACTTTGTTGCCATTCGTGTACTATGCAATGCAAACACCTCCGAGCACTTCAATCCTAAGAAAGATGCATCATTTCCAGAAATCAATCTTGCAACTGGTGAAATTACAGGACTAATTGGAGGCTTGCCCCCATCCAAGCGTTCTGTTCTAGCCTTCTTTGCAGGGCGAATGCATGGTCGAATCAGACCATTGCTTTTCCAACActggaaaggaaaagatacagaattactGGTCTACGAAACAGTCCCAAAAAATGTGTCCTACCATGACATGTTGAAGCAAAGCAAGTACTGCATTTGCCCTAGTGGTCATGAAGTCGCTAGTCCAAGGATCGTAGAGGCAATTTACGCAGAGTGCGTTCCGGTTTTGATTTCACAGCATTATGTTCTGCCTTTCAGTGATGTTCTAAATTGGGAGTCCTTTTCTATTCAAGTATCTGTTAGTGAAATTCCACGACTTAAGGAAATCTTAATGGGGATTCCTGAAGAGAAGTATAGAAGAATGCAAGAAAGAGTGAAACAAGTGCAAAGACACTTTGTGGTGAACGATCCCCCCAAGAGATATGATGTTTTTCATATGATAGTCCATTCAATTTGGCTTAGGAGACTCAATGTACGCATTCATAATTAA